A genomic region of Zalophus californianus isolate mZalCal1 chromosome 1, mZalCal1.pri.v2, whole genome shotgun sequence contains the following coding sequences:
- the LOC113917445 gene encoding 40S ribosomal protein S14-like, whose protein sequence is MAPRKGKEKKEEQVISLGPQVAEGENVFGVCHIFASFNDTFVHVTDLSGKETICHVTGGMKVKADRDESSPYAAMLAAQDVAQRCKELGITALHIKLRATGGNRTKTPGPGAQSALRALARSGMKIGRIEDVTPIPSDSTHRKGGRRGRRL, encoded by the coding sequence ATGGCACCTcgcaaggggaaggaaaagaaggaagaacaggtcATCAGCCTTGGACCTCAGGTAGCTGAAGGAGAGAATGTGTTTGGTGTCTGCCACATCTTTGCATCCTTCAATGACACTTTTGTCCATGTCACCGATCTTTCTGGCAAGGAAACCATCTGTCACGTGACTGGTGGAATGAAGGTGAAGGCTGACCGAGATGAGTCCTCTCCCTATGCTGCCATGTTGGCTGCCCAGGATGTAGCCCAGAGGTGCAAGGAGCTGGGCATCACTGCCCTCCACATCAAACTACGAGCCACAGGAGGAAATAGAACCAAGACCCCTGGACCTGGGGCCCAGTCAGCCCTCAGAGCCCTTGCACGCTCAGGAATGAAGATCGGGCGGATTGAGGAtgtcacccccatcccctccgaTAGCACCCACAGGAAGGGGGGTCGCCGTGGTCGCCGTCTGTGA